One genomic segment of Streptomyces sp. RerS4 includes these proteins:
- the cobM gene encoding precorrin-4 C(11)-methyltransferase, with product MTVYFIGAGPGAADLITVRGARTLAAAPVCLYAGSLVPRELLAECPADARLVDTSRLNLDEIVAECVRAHEAGQDVARLHSGDPSIFSAVAEQMRRLDAAGIPYEVVPGVPAFAAAAAALKRELTVPTVGQTVILTRIAQQATPMPPGEDLATLGRSGALLVLHLATRYVDRVVDELLPHYGAECPVAVVAMASRPDELILRGTLADIAPRVKEAGLVRTAVIVVGRTLGAEQFRDSHLYSPERDRHVC from the coding sequence ATGACCGTGTACTTCATCGGAGCGGGCCCCGGCGCCGCCGACCTGATCACCGTGCGCGGTGCCCGCACCCTGGCCGCCGCGCCCGTCTGCCTGTACGCGGGCAGCCTGGTCCCGCGCGAACTGCTCGCCGAATGCCCGGCGGACGCCCGGCTGGTGGACACGTCGCGACTGAACCTGGACGAGATCGTCGCCGAGTGCGTACGGGCCCACGAGGCGGGGCAGGACGTGGCGCGGCTGCACTCCGGTGACCCGTCGATCTTCAGCGCCGTCGCCGAGCAGATGCGGCGCCTGGACGCGGCCGGGATCCCGTACGAGGTCGTCCCGGGCGTGCCCGCGTTCGCGGCGGCTGCGGCCGCGCTGAAGCGGGAGCTCACCGTCCCCACCGTGGGCCAGACCGTGATCCTGACGCGCATCGCCCAGCAGGCCACGCCGATGCCGCCCGGCGAGGACCTCGCCACCCTCGGCCGCAGCGGCGCGCTGCTGGTCCTGCATCTGGCGACGCGCTACGTGGACCGGGTCGTGGACGAACTGCTTCCGCATTACGGGGCCGAGTGCCCGGTGGCGGTCGTGGCGATGGCCAGCCGCCCCGACGAGCTGATCCTGCGCGGCACCCTGGCCGACATCGCGCCCCGGGTGAAGGAGGCGGGCCTGGTCCGTACGGCGGTCATCGTGGTCGGCCGGACGCTGGGCGCAGAGCAGTTCCGCGACAGCCACCTGTACTCCCCCGAACGCGACCGGCATGTCTGCTGA
- a CDS encoding cobalt-precorrin-6A reductase, with protein MSAEPRESRESREPREAHEPRDPREPREHVLILGGTTEARLLARTLAGNPAYRVTTSLAGRVAAPVLPPGEVRIGGFGGAEGLAGWIVGHDVTRVVDATHPFAERMSFHASRARALTGVPLLALRRPGWTAGPDDAWTFADSLAHAAALLPGLGSRVFLTTGRMGLHTFAGLTDTWFLVRSVDPPAGPVPPRLEVLLARGPFGLEDERELLARHRIDVLVTKDSGGAATAPKLTAAREAGVPVLIVRRPPIPEDVPEAPSVEAALHWLGATRCA; from the coding sequence ATGTCTGCTGAGCCGCGTGAGTCCCGCGAGTCCCGCGAGCCGCGTGAGGCCCACGAGCCGCGCGATCCGCGTGAGCCCCGCGAGCACGTCCTGATCCTGGGCGGCACCACCGAAGCCCGCCTCCTCGCCCGGACCCTGGCCGGGAACCCCGCCTACCGGGTGACCACCTCCCTGGCGGGCCGCGTGGCCGCGCCGGTGCTGCCGCCGGGCGAGGTCCGGATCGGCGGCTTCGGCGGCGCCGAGGGGCTGGCGGGGTGGATCGTCGGCCACGACGTCACCCGAGTCGTCGACGCCACGCACCCCTTCGCGGAGCGCATGAGCTTCCACGCCTCGCGGGCCCGTGCCCTGACGGGCGTACCGCTGCTGGCGCTGCGCCGGCCCGGCTGGACGGCCGGCCCCGATGACGCCTGGACCTTCGCGGACTCCCTCGCGCACGCCGCCGCCCTGCTGCCCGGACTCGGGAGCCGGGTGTTCCTGACGACCGGCCGGATGGGCCTGCACACCTTCGCCGGGCTCACCGACACCTGGTTCCTGGTGCGTTCGGTGGACCCTCCCGCCGGGCCCGTGCCGCCGCGCCTCGAAGTGCTGCTGGCGCGCGGACCGTTCGGCCTGGAGGACGAGCGGGAGCTGCTGGCCCGCCACCGGATCGACGTACTGGTCACCAAGGACAGCGGCGGCGCCGCGACCGCCCCGAAACTCACGGCCGCCCGCGAGGCGGGCGTCCCGGTCCTGATCGTCCGCCGCCCGCCGATCCCCGAAGACGTCCCCGAGGCCCCCTCGGTGGAAGCCGCGCTGCACTGGCTGGGCGCCACCCGCTGCGCGTAG
- a CDS encoding precorrin-2 C(20)-methyltransferase: protein MSDRQKAVGQRELGQGKLYGVGLGPGDPSLMTLRAVEVIAEADVIAYHSARHGRSIARSIAAKHLRADHVEEPLVYPVTTETTDHPGGYQGAMDEFYEACAARLAAHLDAGRTVAVLAEGDPLFYGSYMHMHKRLADRYEAEVIPGVTSVSAAAARLGTPLVEGEEVLTILPGTLPEEELTARLAATDSAVVMKLGRTFPAVRRAMEGSGRLAEARYVERATMAGERTGLLADTDPDSVPYFAVAVVPSRIGNPGSVPPGPGGVVVVGTGPAGPLWLTPETKRALADAEVLVGYTTYLDRVPVKPGQMRHGSDNKVESERAEFALDLARRGKRVAVVSGGDPGVFAMATAVLEVAGQPEYKDVPVRVLPGVTAANAAAAAAGAPLGHDYATISLSDRLKPWEVIAERLRAAAAADLVLALYNPGSRSRTWQVAQAKELLLELRSPQTPVVVARDVGGPEQSVRIMALAELEPAEVDMRTLLLIGSSQTQVTERPDGTRLTWTPRRYP from the coding sequence ATGAGCGACCGTCAGAAGGCCGTGGGTCAGCGCGAATTGGGCCAGGGCAAGTTGTACGGGGTGGGGCTCGGTCCCGGCGATCCGTCGCTGATGACGCTGCGGGCCGTCGAGGTCATCGCCGAAGCCGATGTGATCGCCTACCACAGCGCACGCCACGGCCGTTCCATCGCCCGCTCGATCGCCGCGAAGCACCTGCGCGCCGACCACGTCGAGGAGCCGCTGGTCTACCCGGTCACCACCGAGACCACCGACCACCCCGGCGGTTACCAGGGCGCGATGGACGAGTTCTACGAGGCCTGCGCGGCCCGCCTCGCCGCGCACCTCGACGCCGGGCGCACCGTCGCCGTCCTCGCCGAGGGCGACCCGCTCTTCTACGGCTCGTACATGCACATGCACAAGCGGCTCGCCGACCGCTACGAGGCCGAGGTCATCCCCGGCGTCACCTCCGTGAGCGCCGCCGCCGCCCGGCTCGGCACCCCGCTCGTCGAGGGCGAGGAGGTGCTGACGATCCTGCCCGGCACCCTGCCCGAGGAGGAGCTGACCGCCCGTCTCGCCGCCACCGACTCGGCGGTCGTCATGAAGCTCGGCCGGACCTTCCCCGCCGTCCGACGGGCCATGGAGGGCAGCGGTCGCCTCGCCGAGGCCCGCTACGTGGAACGCGCCACGATGGCCGGCGAGCGGACCGGGCTCCTCGCGGACACCGACCCGGACAGCGTCCCGTACTTCGCCGTCGCCGTCGTCCCCAGCCGGATCGGCAACCCGGGCAGCGTCCCGCCCGGCCCCGGCGGGGTCGTGGTCGTCGGCACCGGGCCCGCCGGACCGCTGTGGCTGACCCCCGAGACGAAGCGGGCGCTGGCCGACGCGGAGGTGCTCGTCGGGTACACCACGTACCTGGACCGGGTCCCGGTCAAACCCGGCCAGATGCGCCACGGCTCCGACAACAAGGTCGAGTCCGAGCGCGCCGAGTTCGCCCTCGACCTCGCCCGGCGCGGCAAGCGGGTGGCCGTGGTCTCCGGCGGCGACCCGGGCGTCTTCGCCATGGCCACCGCCGTCCTGGAGGTCGCGGGGCAGCCGGAGTACAAGGACGTGCCGGTACGGGTCCTGCCGGGGGTGACCGCCGCCAACGCGGCCGCCGCCGCGGCCGGCGCCCCCCTCGGCCACGACTACGCCACGATCTCGCTCTCCGACCGGCTCAAGCCGTGGGAGGTCATCGCCGAGCGGCTGCGCGCGGCCGCCGCCGCCGACCTGGTCCTCGCCCTGTACAACCCGGGCTCCCGCAGCCGGACCTGGCAGGTCGCGCAGGCCAAGGAACTGCTGCTGGAGCTGCGTTCGCCGCAGACGCCGGTGGTCGTGGCCCGGGACGTGGGCGGCCCGGAGCAGTCCGTACGGATCATGGCGCTGGCCGAGCTGGAGCCCGCCGAGGTGGACATGCGCACGCTGCTGCTGATCGGCTCCTCGCAGACCCAGGTCACCGAGCGCCCCGACGGCACCCGCCTGACGTGGACCCCGCGCCGCTACCCGTGA
- a CDS encoding precorrin-8X methylmutase — protein MSEYTVFEYEKDGAAIYRQSFATIRAEADLSGLPASVAQVAVRMIHACGMTDLPQDLGYTPEVVLRARAALHAGAPILCDVQMVASGVTRKRLPADNDVICTLSDPAVPELAARMGTTRSAAALEVWRDKGLLEGSVIAVGNAPTALFRLLEMIEEGAPRPAAVIGVPVGFIGAAESKDALAAHPSGLDHLIVRGRRGGSAIAAAAVNAIASEEE, from the coding sequence ATGAGCGAGTACACCGTGTTCGAGTACGAGAAGGACGGCGCCGCGATCTACCGCCAGTCCTTTGCCACGATCCGCGCCGAGGCGGACCTCTCCGGGCTGCCCGCCTCCGTCGCGCAGGTCGCGGTGCGCATGATTCACGCCTGCGGTATGACCGACCTCCCCCAGGACCTCGGCTACACCCCCGAGGTGGTCCTGCGCGCCCGCGCCGCCCTGCACGCCGGCGCCCCGATCCTGTGCGACGTCCAGATGGTGGCCAGCGGGGTCACCCGTAAGCGACTGCCCGCCGACAACGACGTCATCTGCACCCTGTCCGACCCGGCGGTGCCCGAACTCGCCGCGAGGATGGGCACCACGCGCAGCGCCGCCGCCCTTGAAGTCTGGCGTGACAAGGGTCTGTTGGAGGGTTCGGTGATCGCGGTGGGCAACGCGCCGACCGCGCTGTTCCGGCTGCTGGAGATGATCGAGGAAGGCGCCCCGCGCCCGGCCGCCGTCATCGGCGTGCCCGTCGGCTTCATCGGCGCCGCCGAGTCCAAGGACGCCCTCGCCGCCCACCCCTCGGGCCTGGACCACCTGATCGTGCGGGGCCGGCGCGGAGGCAGCGCCATCGCGGCCGCCGCCGTCAACGCGATCGCGAGCGAGGAAGAATGA